In a single window of the Desulfitibacter sp. BRH_c19 genome:
- the glmU gene encoding bifunctional N-acetylglucosamine-1-phosphate uridyltransferase/glucosamine-1-phosphate acetyltransferase (forms a homotrimer; catalyzes the acetylation of glucosamine-1-phosphate and uridylation of N-acetylglucosamine-1-phosphate to produce UDP-GlcNAc; function in cell wall synthesis): MVIASIVLAAGKGTRMKSKIPKVLHEVSGKTLIGYVCEAASQVGIKESVIVVGYKADEIKAKLGDKFNYALQEEQLGTGHAVMQGENYISQDIDTIIVLCGDTPLLTGIALKKLLLHHQATKASATILSAIISDPTNYGRVVRTPAGLVSKIVEEKDASLTEKNINEINSGTYCFNKELLFKALKEITPENKQGEYYLTDVIEILVKNNQTVEAIPVENPVEILGINNRIQLAQAEKVIKNRVNERLMLEGVTIVDPEVTYIENSVEIGMDTVVFPFCHLKGNTKIGEDCLIGPNTTLENTVVDNSTNIKNTIAIDAEIGSNCTIGPFSYLRPGTKLSDNVKVGDFVEMKKTFVDRNSKIPHLSYIGDCNIGENVNVGAGTITCNYDGKDKWQTILEDGSFIGSNTSLVAPVTIGKSATIGAGSTITGDVPAEALAVARQKQRNILNWADKKKKL; this comes from the coding sequence ATAGTGATAGCATCCATTGTGCTGGCAGCTGGAAAAGGAACTCGCATGAAATCAAAAATTCCAAAGGTTTTACATGAAGTTTCTGGGAAAACTCTTATAGGGTATGTTTGTGAAGCTGCTTCACAGGTTGGTATAAAGGAATCAGTAATTGTTGTTGGCTATAAAGCAGATGAAATAAAAGCGAAATTGGGAGATAAGTTTAACTATGCTTTGCAGGAAGAGCAGCTTGGAACAGGTCATGCTGTGATGCAAGGGGAAAACTACATTAGTCAAGATATAGATACTATTATTGTTTTATGTGGAGACACACCATTATTAACGGGAATAGCTTTAAAAAAGCTACTGCTACACCACCAGGCAACAAAGGCTTCCGCAACAATCTTGTCAGCTATTATTTCCGATCCTACAAATTATGGAAGAGTAGTGAGAACCCCTGCGGGTCTTGTAAGTAAAATAGTTGAAGAAAAGGATGCATCTCTTACAGAGAAAAACATCAATGAAATAAATTCTGGCACATACTGTTTTAACAAGGAATTACTCTTTAAAGCACTTAAAGAAATCACTCCTGAAAATAAGCAGGGTGAATACTATTTAACTGATGTTATAGAAATATTAGTAAAAAACAATCAAACTGTTGAAGCTATACCTGTTGAAAATCCGGTTGAAATTTTGGGAATTAATAACAGGATCCAGTTAGCGCAAGCTGAAAAGGTAATAAAAAACAGGGTAAATGAAAGACTAATGCTAGAGGGTGTTACCATTGTTGATCCAGAGGTTACATACATTGAAAATTCTGTAGAAATAGGTATGGATACAGTAGTCTTTCCTTTTTGTCATCTTAAAGGGAATACTAAAATAGGTGAAGATTGTTTAATTGGTCCAAATACTACATTAGAAAATACTGTTGTAGATAATTCAACTAATATTAAAAATACAATAGCCATTGATGCAGAAATAGGTTCAAATTGTACCATAGGTCCATTTAGTTATCTGCGTCCAGGAACAAAATTATCCGATAATGTAAAAGTTGGAGACTTTGTTGAAATGAAAAAGACTTTTGTGGATAGAAATAGTAAAATTCCTCACCTGTCATATATAGGGGATTGCAATATTGGAGAGAATGTTAATGTAGGTGCAGGTACAATCACCTGTAATTATGACGGTAAAGATAAGTGGCAAACTATCTTAGAGGACGGATCATTTATAGGGAGTAATACAAGCTTAGTAGCTCCGGTTACTATTGGAAAAAGTGCAACTATAGGAGCAGGTTCTACAATAACGGGAGATGTCCCAGCTGAAGCTTTAGCAGTTGCTAGGCAAAAACAGAGGAACATATTGAATTGGGCAGATAAAAAGAAAAAATTATAA